The Culex pipiens pallens isolate TS chromosome 2, TS_CPP_V2, whole genome shotgun sequence DNA window CTTTTGCTACCGTCATACAGAGGGCCACTTGAAACATTTCATTTCAAGATGCGTTGAAATAATTCACTAAACCATTTTCTATGTTTTGTGTTTTAGTTCATGGACCGAGTGATATTGTTGTTAAAAAAAGGTCGGTAAATCCACATTCTCATCTCCGATTTATTGTCACTGGGACCGTACGTTCGTGAACAAAACAAATCTCAAATAAATATTAGGCAAACACATCTGCATACAAGTACCCTTAAAAACAATCGAAATGGAATCCGAAACTCCAGTTCTGGTTCAACGGAAACAATAAAACCGGTATCTCACAAACATCAATCAGAAATTGCTCTCAAAACCCAAATTTCGATAAGGCACAGAAGATCTACAATCCGGCCACCTTGGTCGCGTTGAAGATCTCGATCCAGTAACCGTCTGGATCCTTGATGAAGGCCAGCCCCTTCATGCGGCCGTCCTCGGGACGCTTGATGTACTCCACGCCGAGCTTATCGAACCGCTCGCAAGCCTTCTCCACATCCGGCACCATGATTCCAATGTGGCCAAAGCCTCGCGGCTCGCTGTTTCCGGTGTGGTACTTTTGGTCCGGATCGGATTCGGTGCCCCAGTTGCTAGAAGCAAAATTGATTATTCGTTTCGTACAATTTTACCCAATTTCAAAATCCTCACTGTGTCAACTCCAGGGTGGCCTTCCGGCTCATGGCCCATGCGGTGCACTGCTTCTTGTCGGTAGGTTGGTTGGTAATGTTCTCGTAGCTGGTAAAAAATTAAACGATTTGCTTATAAGTTATTCAAGCATGTGACCACCTCTCACTGTCTTACCCCATAAAGTACAGCGAAAATTGTGCCTCGGGAAAGTCCAGCTTGCACAGCAGGTTCATTCCCAGCACCTCGTTGTAGAACGGAATGGAGGCGCGAGGGTCCTTGATGCGGTACATGGTTTGCTGGAAAATGAAGTCCTGGAATGGAAGAAGATGAAAAGATATTTGAATAAGAATTCTAACACGAGTTTGATAACCTTTATTATGTAGGTATCGCAAAAacgagaaaatgacgaaaacgggaaaaaaataacttttttcactaaaactgggattactttaaaattttagcgatgacctatacaggTTTGGTTACcgaaagttgcgtctttcaacacgattttttttcggtttatgctcttttcaaatggagtTGCTGATAATAGATATTatatgcttaaaaaataattatattttgagTAATTACAAATTAATTGATATTCTTGGTAAAGTATTACTATGACCTATGACTGTTGCCAAAATCGGGaatatttaaacaattgttgCCAAAAACATGACGGCACTGCACAGTGGTGCAGATCGCAAAactaagtggaaaatggattttccgtaaaatgatgaagttttggtgtcttgagaagagttgttgcataaggggcaacttttgatttggttggaaattagggtggttcactattagggtaattttgaaaatctaacttttcaggaatatttttgggatttttttttgtcttctaaaaagttgttaggTATgcaaatccaagcaactttgtcgaagacaccaacattttatctcgtaatctacgccttctacgacaaaatttatagaaagcatctgagcaaaccttcaaaaatcagttttttgaacgtggcaattcagggttaagttttagacaAACGTAATATTCTGGGCACTtatagagctctaaaaaacaaacatttttgttttttgaaaagtcaatttggacttaagggtcaaaagttacagcgattttaaggtaaaaaagatgcaaatttaaaacttaaatatctcgaaaaggcgcaagccaaattttaagcgccaggttgcttttgaaagaggagatccagcactacaa harbors:
- the LOC120424452 gene encoding lactoylglutathione lyase — encoded protein: MGEAQGLTDMEAKQLLKLPDTETKDFIFQQTMYRIKDPRASIPFYNEVLGMNLLCKLDFPEAQFSLYFMGYENITNQPTDKKQCTAWAMSRKATLELTHNWGTESDPDQKYHTGNSEPRGFGHIGIMVPDVEKACERFDKLGVEYIKRPEDGRMKGLAFIKDPDGYWIEIFNATKVAGL